A window of the Fulvia fulva chromosome 11, complete sequence genome harbors these coding sequences:
- a CDS encoding Translation initiation factor IF-2, mitochondrial, with product MRRQRVLRTSSAQSLCVFCACRLGIEPLPSQITPFVSTTARRGIRTTPNPFQSAAPVPALINDSGSPPAPFAFDPTSSLTQAEQQEKARRLDAQRQRQRQAEEQQAKQQQTWQATEKRRQPSGGNASSRSGQLGRKQQKGDSYRKVAFRGVQEDATEDAAPSPAGRSLGQAMLSAQNGAALSQDTFKRAGQNRKQDPSGQALVIKKHHAKDERGAPPSQADKQSTTSRRNDNARRDAKSPVDRAPKKVANPFAAPAKKDTSPAEKRATSGWGMGATQTVSTVPEKAVEGPERGSVVWDDGVDRPPNPAIRDVDDKSRHEVLQARPARTPNAGGWHFRPTHTMPDEEATGSGRENQQPSNTRQIESNFQGVAAPKSSGASTHQTEPTQSYPDPAEVQSANTGSFGYFEDASLEVESEAKEQAPPSIQELVRDDIVELPAQISSEASPSASPPTMDSSNIIHRDEVPSHTSSQQSDTTPPTTSDYGEDELRRLQQELDDGEITQKGYDKRRAVIVEMQQLHRDFDDGEITQKGFDKRRAAILARQGIIAPAQASTGNTQSRPQMPDTAQGSRGTQQQTDAPFGLGQPRAPDEQSARPQEHTAHSPSPRELAGTGYRITPFDPSTLQQQTDQDQTADWQHLRPKKDSSKDATSEQAQPTQRHEQPQNSTPRQPRQRLQEDFSDAAVDRSFNAYRQSRPQRQAGAQDVEQRNSYELFSNTRRETRACARCGEIGHIARFCPDPHRNTKCHRCGQLGHMASVCPNQHVRAIRDAEPRRTGFERRDFRREQDATDQRYAPMFSGPFGAAGRSTQTDASEAEEGFSPSRESRFTSAQPEVIDEEDDKKASQASRRAQKWADVEAEPETNKYADRRKGKRNNRREFDEDADDDEGARDVYRARKAKRQAEEEAETRKKDKANREKRQALKAQQATAITLPEYVSVQQLSQLLGVRYEEFVERLEELGYDDVFSGKTLNSETSGMIAMEYNFEPNYDVGAREEEERDLKARPEVEDKEFLPIRPPVVTIMGHVDHGKTTILDYLRKSSVAAGEAGGITQHIGAFSVPMASSGKTVTFLDTPGHAAFLAMRQRGANVTDIVVLVVAADDSVKPQTLEAIKHAKAAGVPMIVAINKVDKEEADIQRCKQDLARHGVEIEDFGGDTQVVCVSGKTGKGMDELEESVVTLSEILDHRAETDGNAEGWILEATTKKAGRVATVLVRRGTLRPGSVIVAGKTWARVRSLRNEAGKKLAEVGPGMPVEVDGWKDQPVAGDEVLQAPSEQKATSVVEYREEVDERERAAKDMEAINEARRIQQEKHEKDKAAEQATKRAAAAARAEGLDREADSAAKEADEEQQSGQMIVPFIIKADVSGSAEAVSAYIMSVSNPLIAPQILASNVGAIHESDIELAHAASGNIIAFNLPADPEMQALAESRGVKVLENNIIYRVLDDVKAVLEEKLPPMITQRVLGEAEVGAAFEIGVGGRKKIKIAGCKVRNGSVGMRSRARVTRGGEKVYDGTITSLKNVKKDAQEMRKGTECGMGFDGWEGFEVGDQVQTYEEVSERRKL from the exons ATGCGGAGACAACGTGTCTTGAGG ACATCCTCGGCGCAAAGTCTCTGCGTCTTCTGCGCATGTCGACTCGGCATCGAGCCTCTGCCCAGCCAGATCACTCCTTTCGTCTCGACTACAGCACGGAGAGGCATACGAACGACGCCCAATCCCTTTCAATCTGCTGCGCCAGTACCGGCACTCATCAATGACAGCGGCAGCCCACCTGCACCCTTTGCATTCGACCCGACTTCGAGCTTGACGCAGGCCGAGCAGCAGGAGAAGGCGAGACGGCTAGACGCCCAGCGGCAGCGGCAGCGTCAAGCAGAGGAACAACAGGCAAAGCAGCAGCAAACCTGGCAGGCGACCGAGAAGCGGCGGCAGCCTTCAGGAGGCAATGCATCGTCTCGTTCAGGCCAACTTGGCCGAAAGCAGCAGAAGGGAGACAGCTACAGGAAGGTTGCTTTCCGCGGGGTCCAGGAAGACGCCACAGAGGATGCTGCTCCAAGTCCCGCAGGACGATCCCTTGGTCAGGCCATGCTCAGTGCTCAAAACGGTGCCGCCCTAAGCCAAGATACTTTCAAGAGGGCAGGGCAGAATAGAAAACAGGATCCATCAGGTCAGGCTCTGGTGATCAAGAAGCACCACGCAAAAGATGAGCGTGGTGCCCCGCCGAGCCAGGCAGACAAACAGAGCACTACGAGCCGAAGGAATGACAATGCTCGCCGTGATGCAAAGAGCCCTGTCGACCGTGCTCCAAAGAAGGTTGCGAATCCATTTGCCGCGCCGGCAAAGAAGGACACTTCACCCGCTGAGAAGAGGGCGACTTCAGGATGGGGCATGGGTGCTACTCAAACAGTATCCACAGTACCCGAAAAGGCGGTGGAAGGACCGGAGAGGGGATCTGTCGTCTGGGATGATGGTGTAGACCGGCCACCGAATCCTGCGATTCGAGATGTAGACGACAAAAGCCGCCACGAGGTCCTGCAAGCCAGACCAGCAAGAACGCCGAACGCAGGCGGGTGGCACTTCCGGCCTACCCACACTATGCCGGACGAGGAAGCAACAGGTTCTGGCCGAGAGAATCAACAGCCATCGAATACACGGCAAATTGAGAGCAATTTCCAGGGAGTAGCGGCTCCTAAGAGTTCTGGCGCCTCTACACACCAGACTGAACCAACGCAGTCATACCCGGATCCTGCTGAAGTACAGTCAGCTAATACTGGCTCTTTCGGATACTTCGAAGATGCATCGCTGGAGGTAGAGTCCGAAGCGAAAGAACAAGCACCGCCGTCTATTCAGGAACTCGTTCGCGACGATATTGTAGAGCTTCCTGCTCAAATATCGTCTGAAGCTTCTCCCAGCGCTTCACCACCAACTATGGATTCCTCGAATATAATCCATCGTGACGAAGTACCCAGTCATACATCAAGTCAGCAAAGTGACACCACGCCCCCTACGACATCTGATTATGGCGAAGATGAGCTGCGGCGATTGCAGCAAGAGCTGGACGACGGCGAGATCACCCAGAAAGGCTACGACAAGAGGCGAGCAGTGATTGTGGAAATGCAACAACTGCATCGGGATTTCGACGACGGCGAGATCACACAAAAGGGCTTCGACAAGAGGCGAGCAGCCATCTTGGCACGACAAGGTATTATCGCACCTGCGCAAGCTTCCACAGGCAACACTCAGAGTCGACCCCAAATGCCTGACACTGCACAGGGAAGTCGTGGTACCCAACAGCAAACTGATGCCCCGTTCGGCCTGGGCCAACCTCGCGCGCCAGACGAGCAGTCTGCACGGCCACAAGAGCACACCGCGCACAGCCCGTCTCCGCGTGAGCTCGCAGGTACAGGCTACCGTATCACGCCTTTTGACCCGAGTACACTACAGCAGCAGACAGACCAGGATCAAACTGCGGATTGGCAACATCTTCGACCCAAGAAGGACTCTTCGAAGGACGCAACTTCTGAGCAAGCTCAACCAACGCAGCGACACGAGCAGCCACAGAATTCCACTCCGCGACAGCCGCGGCAACGACTACAAGAAGACTTTTCAGATGCTGCCGTAGATCGAAGCTTCAATGCGTACAGGCAGAGCCGTCCACAACGCCAGGCTGGGGCACAGGACGTTGAGCAACGCAACAGCTACGAGTTGTTTTCCAACACACGGCGAGAGACACGAGCTTGCGCTCGCTGTGGCGAGATCGGTCATATCGCCCGATTCTGCCCAGATCCACATCGCAACACTAAATGCCATCGATGCGGCCAGCTCGGCCACATGGCAAGTGTGTGCCCCAACCAGCATGTGCGGGCAATTCGTGATGCTGAGCCGCGTAGAACTGGGTTTGAACGGCGAGACTTTCGACGTGAACAGGATGCCACAGACCAGCGATACGCACCAATGTTTTCAGGGCCATTTGGCGCGGCAGGTCGCTCCACTCAAACCGATGCAAGCGAAGCTGAAGAAGGTTTTTCTCCATCCCGCGAAAGTCGCTTCACCTCCGCTCAACCAGAGGTGATCGACGAAGAGGATGATAAGAAGGCAAGCCAGGCGTCCCGTCGTGCTCAGAAATGGGCTGATGTGGAGGCTGAGCCCGAGACTAACAAATATGCCGACCGCCGCAAAGGAAAGCGCAACAACAGAAGAGAATTTGATGAAGACGCAGACGACGATGAGGGTGCCCGTGACGTTTATCGAGCGCGCAAAGCTAAGCGTCAAGCCGAAGAAGAAGCTGAGACTCGCAAGAAGGACAAAGCTAACAGGGAGAAACGCCAGGCGCTCAAGGCCCAGCAGGCCACCGCCATCACGCTACCAGAGTATGTCAGCGTGCAGCAGTTGTCACAGCTTCTTGGTGTGAGATACGAAGAGTTCGTTGAGCGGCTTGAAGAACTCGGCTATGATGATGTCTTCTCTGGCAAGACCTTGAACTCGGAAACCAGTGGCATGATCGCTATGGAGTACAACTTCGAGCCGAATTATGACGTTGGTGCTCGCGAAGAGGAAGAGCGAGACTTGAAGGCGAGGCCAGAGGTCGAAGACAAGGAGTTCCTGCCTATACGTCCACCAGTGGTAACAATCATGGGACATGTCGACCACGGAAAAACAACGATCTTGGACTACCTACGCAAGAGCTCTGTCGCAGCTGGCGAAGCAGGCGGTATCACGCAGCACATTGGTGCTTTCAGCGTGCCCATGGCAAGCAGTGGCAAGACTGTGACATTCCTCGACACTCCAGGGCACGCAGCCTTCTTGGCGATGAGACAGCGCGGCGCGAATGTCACTGACATTGTCGTTCTGGTCGTTGCAGCAGATGACAGTGTAAAGCCGCAGACGCTTGAAGCCATCAAACACGCCAAGGCTGCTGGTGTACCGATGATTGTTGCCATCAACAAGGTCGATAAAGAGGAAGCCGATATACAGCGCTGTAAGCAAGATCTCGCCCGACATGGCGTCGAGATTGAAGACTTCGGCGGTGATACTCAGGTCGTCTGCGTCTCCGGCAAGACTGGCAAGGGCATGGACGAGCTGGAGGAGAGCGTAGTCACACTTTCCGAGATTCTGGATCATCGAGCTGAGACGGATGGCAATGCTGAAGGATGGATCCTCGAGGCCACCACGAAGAAGGCCGGTCGTGTTGCGACTGTGCTTGTCCGTCGTGGTACACTCAGACCAGGTAGTGTCATCGTCGCAGGCAAGACCTGGGCTCGTGTCAGGTCTCTTCGTAATGAAGCTGGCAAGAAACTCGCTGAGGTCGGCCCTGGAATGCCCGTCGAGGTCGACGGATGGAAAGATCAGCCCGTAGCCGGCGATGAAGTTCTTCAGGCACCGAGTGAGCAGAAAGCAACAAGCGTTGTTGAGTATCGCGAAGAGGTTGACGAACGTGAGAGAGCCGCAAAGGACATGGAAGCCATCAATGAGGCCCGACGAATCCAACAAGAGAAACACGAGAAAGACAAGGCAGCCGAACAAGCCACCAAGCGCGCTGCCGCTGCCGCTCGAGCTGAAGGCCTGGACCGCGAAGCAGACTCTGCTGCAAAGGAGGCAGACGAAGAACAACAATCTGGACAGATGATCGTCCCCTTCATCATCAAAGCTGATGTCTCAGGGTCGGCCGAAGCAGTTTCGGCGTACATCATGTCCGTCTCTAACCCTCTGATCGCACCACAAATCCTCGCATCGAATGTTGGCGCCATCCACGAGTCGGACATCGAGCTGGCTCATGCTGCGTCTGGCAATATCATTGCCTTCAACCTTCCTGCCGACCCGGAAATGCAGGCTCTTGCAGAGAGCCGTGGTGTCAAGGTACTGGAGAACAACATCATCTACCGTGTCCTGGACGATGTCAAGGCTGTACTGGAAGAAAAGCTCCCACCCATGATCACGCAACGCGTCCTTGGCGAAGCTGAGGTCGGTGCTGCGTTCGAGATTGGCGTAGGTGGAAGGAAGAAGATCAAGATTGCTGGATGTAAAGTACGAAATGGTTCTGTTGGCATGAGGAGTCGTGCGCGTGTGACGAGGGGTGGGGAGAAGGTTTATGACG GTACGATCACGTCCCTCAAGAACGTCAAGAAAGACGCCCAGGAGATGCGCAAAGGCACGGAGTGTGGTATGGGCTTCGATGGGTGGGAAGGTTTCGAAGTTGGTGATCAGGTCCAGACTTATGAGGAGGTCAGTGAAAGGCGGAAGTTGTAG